One window of the Maylandia zebra isolate NMK-2024a linkage group LG19, Mzebra_GT3a, whole genome shotgun sequence genome contains the following:
- the LOC112431871 gene encoding ubiquitin carboxyl-terminal hydrolase 37-like: MEDEDSREQKKLLNFCKAEEIFAAISSSPKMFKLLFHRKKSHKQNVAEKEIPSTSHQSIPDACVAENGQKKKRKWRHLCCSSQTDSDAEAESNTVKTQKKCRWFLFKFWKKLHKQNVAEKEIPSTSHQSVACGGKKIKSQTGTIDRFGFPNIGNTCYMNSCLQSLLNIEEFIRDIRRQGVLWSTDPEAQLLRRLIDVRDCHESTDYGLKDHYLRAFKKAFSSQAPEYTGSAQKDAHEFLTLFLNEVKRLTPHLERNAALLGQSYTCPVEEHHIFKMENMRTCKSCGHQSTQQEEFTSLSLDLVPEGSIINMLETYLKEQEIEFRCDCGGTASELKSSFDTLPRVLILHLKRFGFTQTYNIQKVDDPVRLQRDLVVSSNQGGGCYSLVSSISHYGGTESGHYICSSVHPEESQHSTSDRWLTYNDAQVLHTTGSAVCEEQQQSAYILFYKRNF; encoded by the exons ATGGAGGATGAAGACAGCAGAGAGCAAAAGAAACTG TTGAACTTTTGCAAAGCTGAGGAGATTTTCGCTGCGATCTCATCAAGTCCAAAGATGTTTAAACTTCTTTTTCACAGAAAG AAATCGCACAAACAAAACGTGGCAGAGAAGGAAATTCCTTCTACGTCTCATCAGAG CATCCCGGATGCTTGTGTTGCTGAAAATGgtcaaaagaagaagagaaaatggagACACCTCTGCTGTTCCTCG CAAACTGACAGCGATGCAGAGGCAGAGAGCAACACTGTGAAGACACAAAAAAAGTGTCGctggtttctttttaaattctggAAG AAATTACACAAACAAAATGTGGCAGAGAAGGAAATTCCTTCTACGTCTCATCAGAG TGTAGCATGcggtgggaaaaaaataaaaagtcaaactGGGACTATAGACCGCTTCGG GTTTCCAAACATCGGAAACACCTGCTACATGAACTCCTGCCTGCAGAGCCTCCTCAACATTGAGGAGTTCATAAGAGACATCAGGCGTCAGGGGGTTTTGTGGAGCACAGATCCAGAAGCTCAGCTCTTAAG AAGGCTTATTGATGTCAGGGACTGTCACGAGTCAACAGATTATGGCCTTAAAGATCACTACCTAAGAGCTTTTAAGAAGGCATTCAGCAGTCAAGCTCCTGAATACACCGGCAGTGCACAGAAA gACGCTCATGAATTCCTAACATTGTTCCTCAATGAGGTCAAAAGGCTCACACCTCACCTGGAGAGGAACGCAGCTCTCCTGGGCCAAAGTTATACCTGCCCAGTAGAAGagcatcacatttttaaaatggaaaacatgAGGACATGCAAGAG CTGCGGTCACCAATCAACACAGCAAGAGGAATTCACCAGCTTGTCTCTTGACCTTGTTCCAGAGGGGTCTATTATAAACATGTTAGAGACATACTTGAAG gaACAAGAAATAGAATTTCGCTGTGATTGTGGAGGGACGGCCTCAGAACTGAAGTCGTCTTTTGATACACTGCCAAG AGTTCTGATCTTGCATCTGAAGAGGTTTGGCTTTACACAAACCTACAACATTCAGAAGGTGGATGACCCCGTCAGGCTGCAGAGGGACTTGGTGGTGTCATCCAATCAG GGTGGTGGCTGTTATAGTCTTGTCAGCAGCATCAGTCATTATGGAGGCACAGAGTCAG GACACTACATCTGTAGTTCTGTCCATCCTGAGGAGAGTCAGCACTCTACATCAGATCGCTGGCTCACCTATAATGACGCACAGGTGCTCCACACAACTGGATCTGCAGTTTGTGAGGAACAGCAGCAATCGGCCTACATCCTGTTTTACAAGAGAAAC TTctga